The Setaria viridis chromosome 6, Setaria_viridis_v4.0, whole genome shotgun sequence genome contains a region encoding:
- the LOC117861566 gene encoding uncharacterized protein — translation MGEEERKGGGGEEEAAAAAARVAEQARELQDAAAALLTRTRAEEEALRHRAAALQAEVRRLRKAAAASHADSDKVEEDLDRATCLITDGDVASLLPSKTHGAFLKMFLGPVNLRATRKEVQLKVKEEYNSYRDRTALLFLGFPVILLFLRQWLWNGCFPALPVQLYQAWLLFLYTTLALRENILRVNGSDIRPWWILHHYCAMLMALVSLTWEIKGQSQPDCPRKQRGVELFLCWAIMQGFVMMLQNRYQRQRLYTRIALGKAKRMDVVWGETAGVEGQLLLLCPLLFLLQGFEGYVGFLLLRTAHTGVIPEWQVVVCGILLIAMAIGNFANTVDTLMAKSRFKAKMKKSRSKRDLDTCPSPTGSSPTAKA, via the exons atgggggaggaggagaggaagggaggaggcggcgaggaggaggccgcggccgcggcggcgcgcgtggcgGAGCAGGCGCGGGAGCTgcaggacgcggcggcggcgctgctgacGCGGACGcgggccgaggaggaggccctgcgccaccgcgccgccgcgctccaggCGGAGGTCCGGCGGCTGCGgaaggcggccgccgcctcgcacGCCGACAGCGACAAG GTTGAGGAGGACTTGGATCGAGCGACGTGCCTCATCACCGACGGTGACGTCGCGTCGCTGCTCCCGAGCAAGACGCATG GCGCTTTTCTGAAGATGTTCTTGGGCCCAGTGAATTTGCGTGCAACAAGGAAAGAGGTGCAGCTCAAGGTGAAGGAGGAGTACAATAGCTACAGG GATAGAACTGCCTTACTGTTTCTTGGTTTTCCGGTGATTCTATTGTTTCTTCGACAATGGTTATGGAATGGATGCTTTCCAGCACTGCCAGTTCAGCTATACCAG GCTTGGTTGTTATTTCTGTATACAACTTTAGCTTTGCGTGAGAACATACTGCGAGTTAATGGAAGTGATATCCGTCCTTG GTGGATACTCCATCACTATTGTGCCATGCTGATGGCTCTTGTAAGTCTGACATGGGAGATAAAGGGACAATCACAACCTGATTGTCCACGTAAACAG AGAGGCGTGGAACTTTTTCTGTGCTGGGCCATTATGCAAGGATTTGTCATGATGTTGCAGAATAGATATCAGCGTCAAAGACTATATACTAGGATTGCTTTGGGGAAG GCTAAAAGAATGGATGTCGTATGGGGAGAGACTGCCGGTGTTGAGGGTCAATTGTTGCTGTTGTgtcctcttctttttctcttgCAG GGATTCGAGGGTTATGTTGGGTTTTTACTTCTTCGTACAGCTCATACTGGCGTCATCCCTGAGTGGCAG GTTGTGGTCTGTGGGATCCTGCTGATTGCAATGGCGATTGGTAACTTTGCAAACACAGTTGACACCTTGATGGCTAAGTCCAGGTTCAAagcaaagatgaagaaatcgaGGAGCAAACGGGATCTGGATACATGCCCCTCACCTACAGGTTCATCACCGACAGCCAAAGCTTGA
- the LOC117861419 gene encoding sphingoid long-chain bases kinase 1: protein MSSRNLVRSPVSCSASINGCFTSNTCRSRNYHQHSHNTSLQSFQAYQTLLPHKLRKSAQRNTSFFTQRKFILHCSSDLSTSCREEVPNYLAVSVLQDQANTRQGAVRKVLVILNPNSGFRSTRDVFYKKVQSKLKLSGFMMEVVETAYAGHAKVLASTVDLKKFPDGIVCVGGDGIVNEVLNGLLGRDDFEVAIRLPIGIIPAGSDNSLVWTVLGIKDPVSAAIALAKGGFTPIDVFAVKWIQAGVTHFGLTASYYGFVADVLQLSENFRLQLGPFRYVAAGLLKFLSLPQYRFEVEYLPLSPGTNPELKSPTEKSHEQLSNDGKVTGGVQLDGRIGDSWVTRKGEFLGIFVCNHFCKPARGLLSPIIAPKAQHDDGSLDLILVRGSGRLKLFCFFIAYQLCWHLLLPYVEYVKVKQVKIRPVGNTHNGCGVDGELLRGEGKTEWQCSLLPAQGRLLGRHPGSSK from the exons ATGAGCTCGAGAAACCTCGTCCGATCTCCC GTTTCCTGTAGTGCTTCTATTAATGGATGCTTCACTTCCAATACATGTCGTTCAAGAAACTACCATCAACATTCTCATAACACTAGTTTGCAAAGTTTCCAAGCGTACCAGACACTTTTGCCTCACAAATTAAGAAAATCAGCTCAGCGGAACACTTCATTTTTCACCCAGAGGAAGTTTATACTGCACTGTTCATCAGACCTTAGTACCTCATGCAGAGAAGAAGTGCCCAACTACTTAGCTGTCAGTGTTTTGCAAGACCAAGCAAATACAAGACAGGGAGCTGTTCGTAAAGTTCTTGTCATCTTGAATCCTAATTCAGGATTTCGAAGCACTCGGGATGTTTTCTACAAGAAAGTGCAATCGAAACTAAAG CTTTCAGGCTTCATGATGGAAGTTGTCGAAACAGCATATGCTGGTCATGCAAAGGTTCTTGCTTCTACTGTTGACCTCAAAAAATTCCCTGATG GTATTGTATGTGTTGGTGGCGATGGAATTGTAAATGAG GTTTTGAATGGTTTACTTGGTAGAGATGATTTTGAAGTGGCAATTCGACTTCCCATTGGGATAATACCTGCTGGTTCTGATAATTCGTTGGTGTGGACTGTTCTTGGCATCAAGGATCCTGTTTCTGCTGCAATTGCTTTAGCTAAG GGCGGTTTCACACCAATAGATGTGTTTGCTGTAAAATGGATCCAAGCAGGTGTTACTCATTTTGGTTTGACAGCTTCCTACTATGGTTTTGTAGCTGATG TTCTGCAACTATCTGAAAACTTCCGCCTGCAGCTTGGTCCCTTCCGATATGTTGCTGCTGGCCTTCTGAAGTTCCTTTCATTACCTCAATACAGATTTGAGGTGGAATATCTGCCTTTATCACCTGGGACAAATCCTGAGCTGAAATCACCGACGGAAAAAAGTCATGAGCAACTTTCTAATGATGGCAAGGTTACGGGAGGTGTACAACTTGATGGTAGGATTGGAGATAGCTGGGTTACCAGGAAAGGGGAGTTTCTTGGCATTTTTGTCTGCAATCACTTTTGCAAGCCTGCACGGGGGTTACTTTCTCCAATTATTGCACCGAAAGCTCAGCATGATGATGGCAGTCTGGACTTGATTCTTGTCCGTGGAAGTGGCAGACTCAAACTATTTTGCTTCTTCATCGCCTATCAGCTTTGCTGGCATCTCCTACTCCCTTATGTGGAATATGTCAAG GTGAAACAAGTAAAGATTAGGCCGGTTGGCAATACTCACAATGGTTGTGGTGTCGATGGGGAGCTTCTTCGCGGAGAGGGCAAAACCGAATGGCAGTGCTCGCTGCTTCCAGCACAAGGCCGTTTGCTTGGTCGGCATCCCGGTTCTTCAAAGTAG